From a region of the Lentilactobacillus curieae genome:
- a CDS encoding MFS transporter yields the protein MELSNKARKWFVATLLVGTFTMSISQSALSTAYPTFMRYFNLPASTVAWLTTGFMLVMSVVMPLSPWLMDNFKFKPLYLTLLAIFAIGTIIIIFAPNFPIMMVGRLMEAVSVGILFPSYQSIILEITPQEHRGAIMGTVGLVMGSALAVGPIISGVVLQVLNWQAIFGLFLIVLVVVFLLASRTIISPREIKATRFDFLSVFYSLGIIGLLYFINEIKQMTSGNYGNWIILVISLVLLGLFVQRQLASKEPLLRLDILKIGNFDLGVALTSLSYMSLITVTIIMPLYYQQVLGMTPLWSGLALVPAAALLSWLNRRSGKMADRVGFKPTIMIGFGLFIVGWLLLLSISGLHNVWLAIIGSMVVEAGNAFAMMPATTLGANSLTDDLIPHGSSIIATIRQIMGSTAVVIATVILGNGNFSAVFLTFLLLEIFAMILVFIIKDSTKKMD from the coding sequence TTGGAACTTTCAAATAAAGCCAGAAAGTGGTTTGTTGCCACTTTGCTGGTTGGAACTTTTACAATGTCAATTAGTCAGTCAGCACTATCGACTGCATACCCAACGTTTATGCGCTACTTTAACCTACCAGCTAGTACAGTCGCATGGCTAACCACTGGGTTTATGCTAGTTATGTCTGTGGTTATGCCACTATCTCCTTGGCTGATGGATAACTTTAAATTCAAACCACTGTATTTAACCTTACTGGCAATTTTTGCGATTGGGACAATCATAATAATATTTGCGCCAAACTTTCCAATTATGATGGTTGGTCGGCTAATGGAAGCAGTCAGTGTCGGAATCTTATTTCCTTCGTACCAATCAATTATTTTGGAGATTACACCACAGGAGCACCGTGGTGCAATTATGGGTACTGTTGGTCTTGTAATGGGTTCTGCTTTAGCAGTTGGACCAATCATTTCAGGTGTTGTTCTCCAAGTTTTAAATTGGCAAGCGATTTTTGGTCTCTTTTTAATCGTATTGGTTGTGGTATTTTTGTTAGCATCGAGAACGATTATTAGCCCAAGAGAAATTAAAGCTACTCGTTTTGACTTTCTATCAGTGTTTTACTCGCTCGGAATAATTGGATTGTTGTATTTTATTAATGAAATCAAACAAATGACTAGTGGCAATTACGGTAACTGGATTATCTTAGTAATTTCTTTAGTGCTACTGGGTTTGTTTGTACAACGGCAACTGGCATCAAAGGAACCTTTATTGCGACTGGACATTTTAAAAATCGGTAATTTTGATTTAGGTGTTGCATTAACTTCACTTTCCTATATGTCACTAATAACTGTGACAATTATCATGCCGCTCTACTATCAACAAGTACTTGGAATGACACCTCTTTGGTCTGGATTAGCCTTGGTTCCAGCTGCTGCATTATTATCTTGGTTAAACCGTAGAAGCGGTAAAATGGCTGATAGGGTTGGTTTTAAGCCAACAATTATGATTGGATTTGGTCTATTTATCGTCGGCTGGTTATTATTACTTTCAATTAGTGGATTACACAATGTTTGGCTAGCAATTATTGGATCGATGGTTGTTGAAGCGGGTAACGCATTTGCGATGATGCCCGCCACAACTTTAGGTGCCAATTCACTTACAGATGATTTGATTCCTCATGGGTCGTCGATTATTGCTACAATTCGGCAAATCATGGGATCGACTGCGGTGGTTATCGCTACGGTTATTTTAGGAAACGGGAACTTTTCCGCGGTATTCCTAACTTTTTTGCTTTTGGAAATTTTTGCCATGATTTTGGTATTTATTATTAAAGATTCGACTAAAAAGATGGATTAA
- a CDS encoding universal stress protein: MQQKQEEHKNFKRILVGVDDSEDAQLAFRYAIREARSSDATLIIASILEHEDMNVYEALNKDFVHGKRDELADHISKYRDLALRAGVKNVEMIIDEGEAGETIVKNVIPAADADLLIIGSLSKTGIRKYFGSQAAYMAKYSPISVMVVRE, translated from the coding sequence ATGCAACAAAAGCAGGAAGAACATAAAAATTTTAAAAGAATTCTGGTTGGAGTTGATGATTCAGAAGATGCCCAACTAGCATTTAGATACGCAATTCGTGAAGCAAGAAGTTCTGATGCAACATTAATCATTGCTTCAATTCTTGAACATGAAGATATGAATGTTTATGAAGCTCTCAATAAGGACTTTGTTCACGGTAAGCGTGATGAGTTAGCGGATCATATCTCTAAATATCGTGATTTGGCACTTAGAGCCGGTGTTAAGAATGTTGAAATGATTATTGATGAAGGCGAAGCCGGAGAAACAATCGTTAAGAACGTTATTCCAGCTGCGGATGCTGATTTGTTAATTATTGGTTCACTTTCAAAAACAGGAATCAGAAAGTATTTTGGTTCCCAAGCTGCATACATGGCTAAGTATTCACCAATTTCAGTTATGGTTGTAAGAGAATAA
- a CDS encoding Nramp family divalent metal transporter, translated as MDNNKNPKKKGLIHYANGRSLEEINGTVEVPKGKGFWKTLFMYSGPGALVAVGYMDPGNWSTSISGGQSFQYLLMSVILMSSLIAMLLQYMAAKLGIVTQMDLAQAIRARTSKSLGIVLWILTELAIMATDIAEVIGAAIALYLLFHIPLVYAVFITVFDVLLLLLLTKIGFRKIEAIVVALIMVILFVFVYQVALSKPDWLGVAKGLIPTPQTFSSSPEIGGMNPLQGALGIIGATVMPHNLYLHSAVSQTRKVDHDDEEDVARTVRFSTWDSNIQLSFAFIVNSLLLIMGVAVFKTGAVKDPSFFGLFQALSDTSVLSNGILIAVAKSGILSVLFAVALLASGQNSTITGTLTGQVIMEGFIHMKMPLWLRRLVTRLISVIPVLLSVAMTSGQSAIKQHEALNTLMNNSQVFLAFALPFSMLPLLLMTNSKEEMGDRFKNSFLVKLFGWISVIALTFLNLKGLPDSIAEFFGANPTPAQTDMANIIAYVLIVLILALLAWTIYDLYRGNKRVVSGSDK; from the coding sequence ATGGATAATAACAAAAATCCAAAGAAGAAGGGCTTAATTCACTACGCAAATGGTCGTTCTTTAGAGGAAATCAACGGAACCGTTGAAGTACCAAAGGGTAAAGGATTCTGGAAGACACTATTTATGTATTCAGGACCTGGCGCATTAGTAGCTGTTGGATACATGGATCCAGGTAACTGGTCAACATCAATTTCTGGTGGACAAAGTTTTCAATACCTATTGATGTCTGTAATCTTAATGTCGAGTTTAATTGCAATGTTACTTCAATACATGGCGGCTAAACTGGGCATTGTGACGCAGATGGATTTGGCGCAAGCTATTCGGGCAAGAACAAGTAAATCATTAGGAATTGTTTTATGGATTTTAACAGAGTTAGCAATTATGGCAACAGATATCGCAGAAGTTATTGGTGCTGCGATTGCCCTATACTTGTTGTTCCACATTCCATTAGTTTATGCGGTATTTATCACAGTATTTGATGTTTTGCTTTTACTATTGTTAACGAAAATTGGTTTCAGAAAGATCGAAGCAATCGTTGTTGCTTTAATCATGGTTATCCTATTTGTTTTCGTTTATCAAGTAGCATTATCAAAACCAGACTGGCTTGGAGTTGCTAAGGGATTAATCCCAACTCCACAAACATTTTCAAGTTCACCTGAAATTGGTGGGATGAACCCACTTCAAGGTGCTTTGGGAATCATCGGAGCAACTGTTATGCCCCATAACCTATATCTGCATTCAGCTGTTTCTCAAACAAGAAAAGTTGATCATGATGATGAAGAAGATGTTGCAAGAACTGTTCGATTCTCAACATGGGATTCAAACATCCAACTTTCATTTGCATTCATCGTTAACTCATTACTATTGATCATGGGTGTTGCTGTGTTCAAGACTGGTGCAGTTAAGGATCCATCGTTCTTCGGTTTGTTCCAAGCTCTTTCAGATACTTCTGTATTGAGTAACGGAATTTTAATCGCAGTTGCTAAATCAGGAATCTTGTCAGTTCTGTTCGCCGTTGCCTTATTGGCTTCAGGTCAAAATTCAACCATTACGGGTACTTTGACAGGGCAAGTTATTATGGAAGGTTTCATCCACATGAAGATGCCACTATGGCTTCGTCGTTTGGTAACCCGTTTGATTTCAGTTATTCCCGTACTTCTTAGTGTGGCAATGACAAGTGGTCAATCAGCTATTAAGCAACATGAGGCTCTGAATACGCTGATGAATAATTCTCAGGTGTTCCTTGCTTTCGCTTTACCATTTTCAATGTTGCCACTTCTTTTGATGACTAACTCAAAGGAAGAAATGGGTGACAGATTTAAGAACTCATTCTTAGTTAAGTTATTTGGCTGGATATCAGTTATTGCCTTAACATTCTTGAACTTAAAGGGATTACCAGATTCAATTGCTGAATTCTTTGGTGCAAATCCTACCCCAGCCCAGACTGATATGGCGAACATAATTGCTTATGTTTTAATCGTTCTCATTTTGGCGCTATTAGCTTGGACAATTTATGATTTATATCGTGGTAACAAGAGAGTTGTTTCTGGTTCAGATAAATAA
- a CDS encoding CHRD domain-containing protein has protein sequence MTKYEAKIEPLNGNKIGTSATGVATFTIDGDQLDVEITMEGTSPNTEHWMHFHGFPDGKDAEPATEAQDTNGDGYVDLPETEPVSGTTMVPFNDAPEEMNVLTDTYPVSDSTGHYHYEKKVPLSEISAKFKEVFNDDDLRLDKRVIYIHGVPADMEFPDTVQGSVGMYDPHTTLPIATGKIVKLD, from the coding sequence ATGACAAAGTATGAAGCAAAGATTGAACCGTTAAATGGCAACAAGATTGGAACCAGTGCTACAGGAGTGGCTACTTTTACTATTGATGGCGACCAACTAGATGTAGAAATTACTATGGAAGGAACTTCTCCAAATACAGAGCACTGGATGCATTTTCATGGATTCCCAGATGGTAAAGATGCGGAACCAGCAACTGAAGCCCAAGACACTAATGGTGATGGTTATGTAGACTTGCCGGAAACTGAGCCGGTTTCAGGGACTACAATGGTGCCTTTTAACGATGCCCCTGAAGAGATGAATGTCTTGACTGATACTTACCCAGTTTCTGATTCTACTGGTCACTATCACTATGAGAAAAAAGTTCCGCTATCAGAAATTAGTGCCAAGTTTAAAGAAGTTTTCAATGATGATGATTTACGCTTGGATAAACGGGTAATCTATATTCATGGCGTTCCTGCAGATATGGAATTTCCTGATACAGTTCAAGGATCAGTGGGGATGTATGACCCCCACACGACATTACCAATTGCTACTGGAAAAATTGTTAAATTAGATTAG
- a CDS encoding ABC transporter ATP-binding protein/permease, whose translation MAFLELHDIHKSYYLGSEEFPVLKGIDLNLERGEFVSILGESGGGKSTLMNIIGGLDRNFDGAVIVDGKKLDHSKEKQLDNYRRSTIGYIYQSYNLISHLNIVDNILVSLDMTKLSNAERKQRAIDLLTQVGLGDQLKKHPNQLSGGQKQRVAIARALASDPDIIIADEPTGALDSQNTKEVLEILEKIAAEGRLVITVTHSQDVANYGTRIVHLADGKLDGDTRLKPAFPIPSNTEKIESKPLSAGASYNNAFKHLKYNFWRNSLIMIGTAIGLFAVLLFSGLGNGVSAFIQNQINSMVNPNSVTVMKNPSGKKMSTAAFQASMSKFASQPQKMLVKDSEVAKLRDIKNVDKVEPGYQLSTYTLSRGRKNSNGNGLQTWSKAFATNTIQTGHKPGNNEIVISKNEAISLSSGKNYKNLIGKKIKLSLPWITSKNHPVQVKGTLKVVGFTKGGSASIPAATNFSTMKQLLKDAKAETKANYISVNIKKSTQVKQAAKDIKNIKSDGKYTFGSITVGEILDTVNQYVQIATILLAAIAGISLIVSALMIIVTMYMSVSERTKEIGILRALGARKKDIRRLFTAESVFIGLFSAAIALVIAWGAAIGLNNVLYGIVKYNMVQITPTNIIVTVIIALIISFIAALMPSRRASRLNPIDALAAD comes from the coding sequence ATGGCATTTCTAGAACTACATGACATCCATAAGTCATACTACCTAGGAAGCGAAGAATTTCCCGTTCTAAAGGGAATTGACCTCAATCTCGAACGAGGCGAATTCGTTTCCATTTTAGGTGAGTCTGGTGGCGGTAAATCAACGTTGATGAACATTATCGGTGGGCTTGACCGAAACTTTGATGGTGCGGTCATCGTTGATGGTAAGAAACTGGATCACAGTAAAGAAAAACAATTAGACAATTATCGGAGAAGTACCATTGGTTACATTTACCAATCTTACAATCTAATAAGTCATCTAAACATCGTTGATAATATTTTGGTGTCACTAGATATGACCAAATTAAGCAACGCTGAAAGAAAGCAACGGGCAATCGACTTGCTAACTCAAGTCGGCCTAGGAGATCAGCTAAAAAAGCATCCCAATCAATTGTCTGGTGGTCAAAAGCAACGGGTCGCAATTGCTAGAGCGTTAGCTAGTGACCCCGATATCATTATCGCAGATGAGCCAACTGGTGCCTTAGATTCACAAAACACTAAAGAAGTTTTAGAAATTCTAGAAAAAATTGCTGCCGAAGGTCGGCTAGTAATAACCGTTACTCATTCACAGGATGTTGCTAATTACGGGACTAGGATTGTCCACCTTGCGGATGGAAAGCTAGATGGTGATACTCGATTAAAGCCAGCTTTCCCAATTCCTAGTAATACTGAAAAAATCGAATCCAAACCACTTTCAGCTGGTGCCAGCTACAACAATGCCTTTAAGCATTTAAAATACAACTTCTGGCGTAATTCTTTGATTATGATTGGAACCGCAATTGGGTTGTTTGCGGTCTTACTATTTAGTGGACTTGGGAACGGAGTTAGTGCGTTTATTCAGAACCAAATCAACTCTATGGTTAACCCAAACTCAGTCACCGTAATGAAAAATCCGTCTGGTAAAAAGATGAGTACCGCTGCATTCCAAGCATCAATGAGCAAGTTTGCAAGCCAGCCACAAAAGATGTTGGTTAAAGACTCGGAAGTTGCTAAACTGAGGGATATAAAAAATGTAGATAAAGTTGAGCCTGGATACCAACTCAGCACATACACCCTCTCTAGAGGTAGAAAGAACTCAAACGGAAACGGACTACAAACTTGGTCAAAGGCGTTTGCGACTAACACCATTCAAACCGGTCACAAACCTGGAAATAATGAAATTGTCATCAGTAAGAACGAGGCCATTTCATTATCAAGTGGTAAAAATTACAAAAATCTGATTGGCAAAAAGATCAAGCTATCACTACCTTGGATCACTTCTAAAAATCATCCCGTTCAAGTAAAAGGAACCTTGAAAGTTGTTGGTTTTACAAAGGGTGGCAGCGCATCAATTCCTGCCGCAACAAACTTCAGTACAATGAAACAACTACTTAAAGATGCCAAGGCGGAAACTAAGGCAAACTACATTTCCGTCAACATCAAAAAGAGTACTCAAGTTAAGCAAGCTGCCAAAGACATTAAAAACATCAAGTCAGATGGTAAATACACCTTTGGTTCAATTACCGTCGGTGAAATTTTAGATACCGTTAACCAATACGTTCAAATCGCTACAATCTTGTTGGCTGCAATTGCGGGAATCTCATTAATCGTTTCTGCTCTGATGATCATCGTCACGATGTACATGTCCGTTTCAGAAAGAACTAAAGAAATTGGAATTCTGCGTGCATTAGGCGCTAGGAAGAAAGACATTAGACGATTATTCACAGCTGAATCAGTATTTATTGGTTTATTCTCCGCTGCAATTGCCTTAGTTATCGCGTGGGGCGCAGCAATTGGACTGAACAATGTCCTATACGGAATCGTCAAATATAACATGGTGCAGATAACTCCAACTAATATAATTGTTACGGTTATTATCGCACTAATTATTTCATTCATCGCCGCGCTAATGCCATCACGTCGGGCTTCTAGACTTAACCCAATTGATGCGTTAGCTGCAGATTAA
- a CDS encoding CPBP family intramembrane glutamic endopeptidase produces MINAQKKATLTQSNMVRPLIFVTIGIYLVYIFASRLIELLVPNYGINSVIHIVLVASISFGIMAIAKKFNFHLNYSLGNLRGLVRVLPMIVIGMWYFFLNTLPQVINNTSDWLNMGIGKNMADVLYGISAGFWEETFLRGFLLAGLLLAFSTGKNSGIKAVIYSALIFGAMHITNLMNPGSSLLGVFQQMVYAAIFGVLFGVLYLHTHTLVYGIIIHSVYDFASFMSAPKGALAGDAVIQWNGFIVVFGSMLLVALFYLFAFRKYNQTLVEHIK; encoded by the coding sequence ATGATTAATGCACAAAAAAAGGCAACTTTAACTCAATCAAACATGGTCAGACCATTAATTTTCGTAACAATTGGAATTTATCTTGTTTATATTTTTGCATCACGATTAATAGAATTACTGGTTCCCAATTATGGAATCAATTCAGTGATTCACATTGTGCTGGTAGCTTCAATTTCATTTGGAATCATGGCCATCGCTAAGAAATTCAACTTTCATTTAAACTATTCACTTGGAAACTTACGTGGATTAGTTAGAGTCCTACCAATGATTGTAATTGGTATGTGGTACTTCTTTTTAAATACACTGCCACAGGTAATTAATAATACCAGCGATTGGCTTAATATGGGTATTGGTAAGAATATGGCAGACGTTTTGTATGGAATTTCAGCAGGATTTTGGGAAGAAACTTTTCTTCGTGGATTCTTACTAGCCGGTTTATTATTAGCATTTAGCACTGGTAAAAATTCCGGAATAAAAGCGGTGATTTACTCAGCACTAATTTTTGGTGCAATGCACATTACTAACTTGATGAACCCTGGGTCATCCCTTTTAGGCGTCTTTCAACAAATGGTTTACGCAGCAATCTTTGGCGTTTTATTCGGAGTACTCTACCTCCACACCCATACCTTAGTTTATGGAATCATTATCCACTCTGTCTATGATTTTGCCAGTTTCATGTCAGCACCTAAAGGCGCTTTAGCTGGCGATGCCGTGATACAGTGGAATGGCTTTATTGTGGTATTCGGTTCGATGTTATTAGTAGCTTTATTTTATCTATTTGCGTTTAGAAAATATAACCAAACGTTGGTAGAACATATTAAATAA
- a CDS encoding cytosine permease, with product MEEKRFGQIEVIEKQHRHQSFWDMFATWVGANANNGTWYVGGVMAACGFATASVTMVVAGVISYILLALAAKMGYDTGISSMALTRASFGLRGSFLPSVINLVQFIGWAAVNTFIAATSISYILHDLLGWPVYGKPGGMKGLICGIIVMSILHILSTSMGEKSVRIIERVGIVLVFILVIWESYVVFKHVSFSQIVSYRPAADVRMTPGQAIDVLAAFNLAWVTAGSDFTRFSKRESSATWAPFLGANLGLFWFTMVGTISTLATAITLGHFDANNSDPSTIASKLGLGILAMLVIIITSTTANAVNLMAAGSALTNMTKRLKLTPSIILVTIIATFVTFIPVFYSTFLGVFTAFLDGIGMFLGPEIAIFLADYYLLEKSTYDTTEFTRINGKYWYQFGINWVAIIVWAVAVVSYSLFKMVPWIVNTVGATFVSMILAAILYVVIMRLTRKNK from the coding sequence ATGGAAGAAAAACGGTTTGGTCAAATTGAAGTTATTGAAAAACAACATCGGCATCAGTCGTTCTGGGACATGTTTGCCACTTGGGTTGGAGCCAATGCTAATAATGGAACTTGGTACGTTGGGGGAGTAATGGCTGCGTGTGGATTTGCGACGGCATCTGTAACAATGGTAGTTGCGGGAGTAATTTCATACATTCTGTTAGCCCTTGCGGCGAAGATGGGCTACGATACTGGAATTTCATCGATGGCCTTGACTAGAGCATCATTTGGGCTTCGAGGTAGCTTTTTGCCTTCCGTAATCAATCTAGTTCAATTTATTGGTTGGGCAGCGGTTAATACGTTTATCGCTGCAACATCAATTAGTTACATCTTGCATGACCTTCTAGGATGGCCAGTTTACGGAAAGCCAGGAGGGATGAAGGGGCTAATATGTGGAATCATCGTCATGAGTATTCTCCACATTCTTAGCACCTCAATGGGAGAAAAATCCGTCAGAATCATTGAGCGAGTCGGAATTGTGCTAGTTTTCATTTTGGTAATTTGGGAAAGTTATGTTGTGTTTAAACATGTATCATTTAGCCAAATTGTTTCCTACCGTCCAGCTGCAGACGTGCGAATGACACCTGGTCAGGCAATTGACGTTTTGGCAGCATTTAACCTTGCCTGGGTCACTGCCGGCAGTGATTTTACGAGATTTTCTAAACGAGAAAGTAGTGCGACGTGGGCACCGTTCTTGGGTGCCAACCTCGGATTGTTCTGGTTTACTATGGTCGGGACAATTTCAACATTAGCAACTGCCATTACTTTGGGTCACTTTGATGCGAATAATTCGGACCCATCAACGATTGCCAGCAAACTTGGTTTAGGGATCTTAGCAATGTTAGTAATTATTATTACTAGTACCACTGCCAATGCGGTCAACTTAATGGCTGCGGGTTCTGCGTTGACCAATATGACTAAGCGATTAAAGCTAACTCCTAGCATTATCCTAGTTACAATTATTGCGACATTCGTTACCTTTATTCCTGTTTTTTATTCAACTTTCCTAGGAGTTTTCACAGCATTCTTGGATGGAATTGGGATGTTCCTGGGCCCAGAAATTGCAATATTCTTAGCTGATTATTATCTTCTTGAAAAATCAACGTATGATACCACTGAGTTTACCAGAATTAATGGTAAGTACTGGTATCAGTTTGGAATTAATTGGGTTGCTATTATTGTGTGGGCAGTTGCTGTTGTCAGCTATAGCCTGTTCAAGATGGTACCATGGATTGTAAATACAGTTGGTGCGACTTTCGTGTCGATGATTTTGGCAGCAATTTTGTATGTTGTCATTATGAGATTGACTAGAAAAAATAAATAA
- a CDS encoding SDR family oxidoreductase: MADRLKGKVAIVTGGTLGIGYAVAQKFVEEGAKVVITGRREEVGEKAAKEIGTPDQIRFIKHDASDEQGWTDLFDETEKAFGQVTTLVNNAGIALAKNIEDTTAEEWRKLMSINLDGVFYGTKLGIIRMKNKNLGASIINMSSIEGFVGDPNLAAYNASKGGVRLLTKSAALHCSLNDYDVRVNTVHPGYIKTPLVDDIPGAEEAQSQRTQTPMGHIGEPNDIAYMCVYLASDESKFATGSEFVVDGGYLAQ; encoded by the coding sequence ATGGCAGATAGATTAAAAGGTAAAGTTGCAATCGTTACTGGAGGTACTTTAGGGATTGGTTACGCAGTTGCACAAAAGTTTGTTGAAGAAGGCGCTAAGGTTGTAATCACTGGTCGTCGAGAAGAGGTTGGCGAAAAGGCTGCTAAAGAAATTGGCACCCCAGACCAAATTCGGTTTATTAAGCATGATGCATCAGATGAGCAGGGTTGGACTGACCTATTTGATGAAACGGAAAAAGCGTTTGGTCAGGTTACTACATTAGTAAATAATGCTGGGATTGCACTTGCTAAGAATATTGAAGATACCACTGCAGAAGAATGGCGTAAGTTGATGTCAATTAACCTTGACGGTGTATTTTATGGTACTAAATTAGGAATTATTCGCATGAAGAATAAGAATTTAGGGGCTTCAATTATCAATATGTCATCAATTGAAGGCTTCGTTGGGGATCCTAATTTAGCTGCCTACAACGCATCAAAGGGTGGAGTTCGTTTATTGACTAAGTCAGCAGCTTTGCACTGCTCGCTGAATGATTATGATGTTCGGGTTAACACAGTTCACCCAGGTTACATTAAGACACCATTGGTAGATGATATTCCAGGTGCTGAAGAGGCTCAATCACAAAGAACTCAAACACCAATGGGACATATCGGCGAACCTAACGATATTGCATATATGTGTGTTTACCTTGCATCCGACGAATCTAAATTTGCTACTGGATCAGAATTTGTTGTTGATGGTGGATATTTAGCTCAATAA